Part of the Acidimicrobiia bacterium genome, ATCATTCATATGCTTATAGCGATTCCATAACTGATGTTCCGCTTTTAGAATGTGTTGGATTTCCTGTTGCTGTTAACCCAGATAAAGATCTTTTGCGCATTGCAAAAGAGCGAGATTGGGAAATAATGCATTTCACACGAGAGGTTTCTATGTGGGATAAGCTACCTGTAAAATTCTTACAAAATGGTTGGGTACGAATTTTCATTTCTTTAGGATTAGTAATAGGTGCTGGAATTTGGCTTGGTCCAAAGATTGCGAAGAAAAAGTTTTTTAGTTAACGGCCCAAATCTGATACGGTACCCGCGTTAGCATCCATAAGTTCTCGTAGCTCTAGCAATTCTGCGCTAGCTGGATCATTATCGATTCCCGCCGATTTAAGTTCAGGCACTGGTGCAACTGTATGACTAGAAGCCCTACCTGGTCTGTTAGGTTCTGTTTCTGTTCTGAGACGCTCCGCCACTACTACGGCTGCATAGGCAAAAGGCGCTGCTGCAGGTAAAAAAGCAGGAGTATCTCCTGGCTTAAGATTGCCGATCTTTTGAGTCAAAGCAGCCAAAGTAGCACTTGTTGCTAAGGCTTTA contains:
- a CDS encoding haloacid dehalogenase-like hydrolase, with the translated sequence MAKHLGVDDFIATKARLDEDGNYTGELEFYSYGSFKPQAVLRLAEEHNIDLNHSYAYSDSITDVPLLECVGFPVAVNPDKDLLRIAKERDWEIMHFTREVSMWDKLPVKFLQNGWVRIFISLGLVIGAGIWLGPKIAKKKFFS